A genomic region of Tamandua tetradactyla isolate mTamTet1 chromosome 2, mTamTet1.pri, whole genome shotgun sequence contains the following coding sequences:
- the AGMAT gene encoding guanidino acid hydrolase, mitochondrial, producing MRGLLVAACGRGLWRGVGARGLLPGRPGPGARPATGVCEPVGGPSRQASDIPRNQPPSSEFVARPVGVCSMMRLPVRVSPEGLDAAFVGVPLDIGTSNRPGARFGPRRIREESVMLRTVNPSTGALPFQSLMVADLGDVNVNLYNLQDSCRLIREAYQNIVAAGCVPLTLGGDHTITYPILQAVAKKHGPVGLLHVDAHTDTADRALGEKLYHGTPFRRCVDEALLDCKRVVQIGIRGSSMTLDPYRYNRSQGFRVVLAEDCWLKSLVPLMAEVRQQMGGGPVYISFDIDALDPAYAPGTGTPEIAGLTPSQALEIIRGCQGLNVVGCDLVEVSPLYDPSGNTALLGANLLFEMLCVLPKVRTT from the exons ATGCGGGGGCTGCTGGTGGCCGCCTGCGGCCGGGGCCTGTGGCGCGGCGTGGGCGCGCGTGGGCTGCTCCCCGGCCGCCCCGGGCCCGGCGCGCGTCCTGCCACGGGGGTCTGCGAACCGGTAGGCGGCCCTAGTCGCCAGGCCTCCGACATCCCCCGGAACCAGCCCCCCAGCTCCGAGTTCGTGGCCCGGCCGGTGGGTGTCTGCTCCATGATGAGGTTGCCTGTGCGGGTCTCGCCCGAGGGGCTGGACGCCGCCTTCGTCGGGGTGCCCTTGGACATTGGGACCTCCAACCGGCCCGGGGCGAG GTTCGGCCCCCGGCGGATCCGGGAAGAATCAGTGATGCTACGGACTGTCAATCCCAGCACCGGGGCCCTCCCCTTCCAGTCCCTCATGGTCGCAGACCTAGGCGACGTCAATGTCAATCTCTACAACCTGCAGGACAGCTGCCGGCTAATTCGAGAGGCCTATCAGAACATTGTAGCAGCTGGCTGTGTTCCCCTGACCTTGG GTGGAGATCATACAATCACATACCCCATATTACAAGCGGTGGCAAAAAA GCATGGCCCCGTGGGGCTGCTGCACGTGGACGCACACACGGACACGGCCGACAGGGCCCTGGGAGAGAAGCTCTACCACGGGACGCCCTTCCGCCGGTGCGTGGACGAGGCGCTCCTCGACTGTAAGCGGGTGGTGCAGATTGGCATCCGGGGCTCGTCCATGACCTTGGACCCCTACAGATACAACAGGAGCCAG gGCTTCAGGGTAGTCCTGGCTGAAGACTGCTGGCTGAAGTCGCTGGTTCCACTGATGGCGGAGGTGAGGCAGCAGATGGGAGGTGGCCCTGTTTACATCAGCTTTGATATCGATGCCCTGGATCCAGCCTACGCCCCAGGGACAGGGACACCTGAGATTGCTGGTCTCACCCCGAGTCAG GCTCTGGAGATCATCCGGGGTTGTCAAGGCCTGAACGTCGTGGGCTGTGATCTGGTGGAAGTTTCACCATTGTACGATCCTTCTG GAAACACGGCACTTCTGGGGGCTAACCTACTGTTTGAAATGCTGTGTGTTCTCCCCAAAGTGAGAACCACCTGA